From the Paramormyrops kingsleyae isolate MSU_618 chromosome 7, PKINGS_0.4, whole genome shotgun sequence genome, one window contains:
- the LOC111843817 gene encoding leucine-rich repeat LGI family member 3-like, with amino-acid sequence MSRVGLRRRRRWCRSIPWTTLGLLLCLVGASLARWVPKIPHCPPTCSCTKDNAFCVDTKAIPKSFPQGIISLTMINVGFTEIPAGSFSHLHLLQFLLLNSNTFTLIANDAFAGLTHLQYLFIENNDIQTLSTHTFRGLKSLIHLSLSNNNLRVLPRDLFRHLDILTDLDLRGNSLLCDCKMKWLVEWMGRTNTSVPPMVCADPLEFRGRRIRDLVPEDFHCMSADFAVYETFPFQSVSVESYTLNGELFIVFAQPYTGICTLYVWDDMGQAFRKHYNITSHSAIHCKPVVINNMVFMVLAQLFGGSYIYKWEEASQHFVKIQDIDTVRVLKPNFVETFQLEDDLFFVMADSSKAGLTTLYRWNSNGFYSYQSLHPWHRDTHVEFLEVDGTPWLILSSISQPPVIYKWNRSRRQFAFSGHLPDAADVWMVRHFNVSGTLYLCLGRFIGDSRVLRWEGQQFVEVQTLPSRGSKAALPFTVAGRQYLVLGSDYSFSRVYLWDKEEQRLWPFQELNVRAPRAFNLISIKNQDFLFAASFKGSTLVYEHLMLDLSAK; translated from the exons ATGTCTAGAGTTGGGCTCAGGAGGAGGCGACGGTGGTGTCGATCGATCCCATGGACCACGCTCGGCCTGCTGCTGTGCCTGGTGGGGGCCTCGCTGGCCCGGTGGGTCCCTAAAATACCCCACTGTCCCCCAACCTGCTCCTGCACCAAGGACAACGCCTTCTGTGTGGACACCAAGGCGATTCCCAAGAGCTTCCCCCAGGGCATCATCTCCCT CACCATGATAAACGTGGGTTTTACTGAGATCCCAGCGGGATCCTTCTCACACCTGCACCTGCTCCAGTTCCT GCTGCTGAACTCCAACACGTTCACTTTGATCGCCAATGACGCCTTTGCTGGCCTCACACACCTGCAGTACCT GTTCATAGAGAACAATGACATCCAAACCTTATCCACACACACCTTCAGAGGACTCAAATCCCTCATTCACCT GTCTCTGTCCAATAACAACCTTCGGGTTCTTCCTCGGGATCTCTTCAGGCACCTGGACATCTTGACAGACCT GGACCTTCGGGGGAATTCCCTACTGTGTGATTGCAAGATGAAGTGGCTGGTTGAGTGGATGGGCAGGACCAACACCTCAGTACCACCAATGGTCTGTGCTGACCCACTCGAATTCCGGGGCCGTCGGATCCGTGACCTTGTGCCTGAGGATTTCCACTGCATGAGTGCAG ACTTTGCAGTGTATGAAACCTTCCCTTTCCAGTCAGTCTCCGTGGAGTCCTACACCTTAAATGGGGAGCTGTTCATCGTGTTTGCGCAGCCGTACACAGGAATCTGCACACTGTATGTGTGGGACGACATGGGGCAGGCCTTCAGGAAACACTACAACATCACCT CTCATTCAGCTATCCACTGCAAACCTGTGGTCATCAATAACATGGTCTTCATGGTGCTGGCTCAGCTGTTTGGGGGATCCTACATTTACAA GTGGGAAGAAGCTTCCCAACACTTTGTTAAGATCCAGGACATCGACACAGTGCGTGTCCTGAAGCCTAACTTTGTGGAGACTTTCCAGTTGGAAGatgatttgttttttgtgatgGCTGACAGCTCCAAAGCTGGCTTGACCACCCTGTACCGCTGGAACAGCAATGGCTTCTACTCCTACCAGTCTCTGCATCCATGGCATCGTGATACACATGTGGAGTTCCTTGAGGTAGATGGCACACCATGGCTCATTTTGTCCAGCATCTCCCAGCCTCCAGTTATCTACAAATGGAACCGGAGCCGGCGTCAGTTCGCCTTCTCTGGTCACCTGCCTGACGCGGCAGATGTGTGGATGGTGAGGCATTTCAACGTCAGTGGTACTCTCTACCTATGCCTCGGGCGCTTCATTGGTGACTCTCGTGTGCTGCGTTGGGAGGGTCAGCAATTTGTGGAAGTTCAAACCCTGCCGTCACGTGGCTCCAAGGCTGCATTACCCTTTACCGTTGCTGGCCGCCAATATCTGGTCCTGGGCAGCGATTACTCCTTTTCCAGGGTTTATCTGTGGGACAAAGAGGAGCAACGCCTCTGGCCCTTTCAGGAGCTCAATGTGCGTGCGCCTCGTGCTTTCAACCTAATCTCCATCAAAAATCAGGATTTTCTGTTTGCAGCCAGCTTCAAGGGCAGTACTTTAGTCTATGAACACTTGATGCTGGACCTCAGTGCCAAGTAG